The nucleotide window GGGGAGTCTCTCGGGCGACCGGCTCGCGGAGCTGTTCGCCGGCCTCCCGAGCACGGTGTCGTGGCTCGCCGTCGGCCGTGACCCTCCCTCGGAGGTGTCGCTGACAGAGTACACCGCGCGGTCGATCCAGATCGACCGCTACGGCCGCCAGGCGCTCGTCGACGTGTTGACCGCCCGGGCGGACGACGGCACCGGGCGGCGGGTGTTGGCGTACGACCACGCTCGTCGGATCGCGGAGTGGGCCGACGGCAACGCACACCACGCGCTGGCGGCCGCGTTCGTCGCCGCCGACCGTGCCCGCCAGGACGGCCGGGCGACCGTGTCGGCGGCGGACGTGACGGGCGCCATCCGCGCCGTGCCGCGTGCGTCCGTCTCGCTCGGGCGGGTGCTGTCGCTGCCGGAGAACAGACGCCGGGTGTTGGCGGTCGTTGCCGCCCTCCCGGCAGACGAGCGCACCTCCGTGAGCACGACCACGGACGCGGTCGTCGACGACCCGTCCGTCGACCTGTCGGGGACGACCGTCCGGCGAGTGCTGTACGAACTGGCCGAGGTCGGGATCTTGGAACGGATCCAGGCGGAGGAGACGGCCGGGAAGGGCCGGCCGCCGAGCCGCGTGGAGGTCCGGTTCCCCGCCGTCGTGTTCCGTCGACTCACCCGCAGAGAGTAGCTCACCCGGTCGCCGTACTCTGCCGACCGGGAGTGGCTCACCCGGTCGCCGTGCTCTGCCGACCGGGAGTGGCTCACCCGGCCGCCGTGCTCTGCCGACCGGGAGTGGCTCACCCGGTCGCCGTGCTCTGCCGACCGGGAGTGGCTCACCCGGTGTTCTTCATCCCGGAGGCGATTCCAGTGACGGTGAGCCGCAGGGCGCGCTCCTCCACGTCCGTGAGGTGTGACCGCGAGAGCAGATCCACCTGGAGCAGACTCAACGGGTCGACGTACGGGTTCCGGCGGTCCAGCGTCTCCCGGAACCACTCCCGGTTCAGCGGCTCGTCTTCGTCCGTGACGACACCGACGAGCTCGAGGGCGCGGTCGTACTCCGCGCGGATCTCCGGGAAGAACCGTTCGCGGAGGTGGTCGGGCGCCAGGTCGGCGTACTCCGCGGCGATCTCCATCTCGACGCGCGCCAGCGACACGGAGACGTTGTCGATCGTCGTACGGAAGAACGGCCACTCCTCGTACATCTCCCGCAGCGTCGTCCGACGGGCGGCGGTGTCCACCGTCTCGTCGTCCGGGGCGAGGTAGGCGTCGATCCCGGCGGCGACGGAGAACCACCCCGGGATGATCGCCCGGGACTGCGTCCAGGAGAACACCCACGGGATCGCCCGGAGGTCCTCGACGGTGCGGTCGTCGCTCCGCGAGGCCGGCCGCGACCCCAGGTTCAGCTCCTCGATCACGCCGATCGGGGTCACCGTCTCGAAGAACTCGACGAACCCGTCCGTCTCCAACAACGAGCGGTAGCGCTCCCGGGCGGCCTCCGCCATCGTCGACATCGCGGCCCGCCACTCCTCGCCCACGGGCGGGGTGTCGCCTTCCATCGCGCGGAGCCGGGCGCGGATCTGGCCGTCCACCATCAGCCCGAGCTCTCGCCGGGCCACCTCCGGAGTGGCGAACTTCTCTGCGATGGCCTCCCCCTGTTCGGTGAACTTCACCTCCCCGGTGGCCGTCTCCGGCGGCAGTGCGAGTAAGGCGTCGTTCATCGGACCGCCGCCGCGGGAGATCGACCCCCCGCGGCCGTGGAACAGTCGGAGGTCCACGTCGAAGTCGTCGGCGACCCGAGCGAGCTGCCGGGCGTTGCGGTGGAGGTACCAGGAGGCCGCCAACGGCCCGTTCTCCTTGTTGGAGTCGGAGTAGCCCAGCATCACCTCCTGGGTGTCGCCGCGGGCCGCCAGTGCCGCCCCGTACGCCTCGTTCTCGAACAGCGTGCCGAGGATCTGCCTGGCGTTCGACAGCGCCGAAGCTGTCTCCAACAACGGCACCACGTCGATACCGCAGTGGTCCGGCAGCGACACCACGCCCGCGGCGTCCGCCAGGAACAACACCTCCAGGACGTGTGACACCTCCTCCGTCATCGAGATGCAGTAGGCGTCGATCGCCTCGACGCCGTACTCCGCCTGCCAGTCGGCCAGCGTGTCGAACCGCCGGGCGACCCGGGTCGCCGTGTCCGACAGCTCCTCGCGGTCCGTCAGCGAGACGACCGTCTCGTCGGCGACGATCGCGTCCGTGAGGAACCGTGTCCGTTCGGACTCCGACATGTTCGCGTAGTCGGCGTCCTCGCGGGCGAGGAGCTCCGTCACCGCCTCCGTGTGGTTCTGGCGGTGGTCACGCAGGTCCAGCGGCGCGAGGACGAACCCGAACGTCTCCACGCGCCGGGCCAACGGCGCCACTTCCTCGCGGGCGACGGCTGTCAGGCCGTTCGCCCGGAGGTCCGCCGCCAGCGTCTCCACCGCCTGGAGGAACTCGTCCGAGTCGTCGTAGCCCCCTGGGCGAGGGTCGTCCACC belongs to Halobaculum sp. MBLA0143 and includes:
- a CDS encoding Cdc6/Cdc18 family protein; the protein is MDIETRVRRRRTGGEETGLIDLEALSPVAHVPEPSGRGPTLERLLDHLDPALDGRLPPNAYVYGPFGAGKSAVVRALFDHLAGLSTKVGDIVHTTTRARTPPVPSFVTVDTRIADSEFGFYHSVLDGLADEEVPEHGVGTTQLRERIHERLADATVGVVVAVDHVGEPGSLSGDRLAELFAGLPSTVSWLAVGRDPPSEVSLTEYTARSIQIDRYGRQALVDVLTARADDGTGRRVLAYDHARRIAEWADGNAHHALAAAFVAADRARQDGRATVSAADVTGAIRAVPRASVSLGRVLSLPENRRRVLAVVAALPADERTSVSTTTDAVVDDPSVDLSGTTVRRVLYELAEVGILERIQAEETAGKGRPPSRVEVRFPAVVFRRLTRRE
- a CDS encoding phosphoenolpyruvate carboxylase, whose product is MSHSDRSIRDDVRELAALLGDVVERQASREAFETVEGLRTDAIDYRRGELDSRDPLRERLSGLDPETARTVARTFGSYFELVNLAEERQRVRTVRAGRAAEELPDGVDAAAAALADADPEVARQALADVSVEPTFTAHPTEARRKTVKAKLRRVADAVRELDERRLTDEEEAAVWADVEAVVESLWSTRQVRERRPTPGDEARNVRWYLEGPLYDVLPELYTDLSDRLAEHGADLSVPSVLSFRSWAGSDRDGNPYVTVETTSETLASQRTAVLERYDEELAALAGAVSGDSDRIEHTEAFERVQTAHREALPTVAERAAEAYPGEPHRAFVAVVRERVARVDDPRPGGYDDSDEFLQAVETLAADLRANGLTAVAREEVAPLARRVETFGFVLAPLDLRDHRQNHTEAVTELLAREDADYANMSESERTRFLTDAIVADETVVSLTDREELSDTATRVARRFDTLADWQAEYGVEAIDAYCISMTEEVSHVLEVLFLADAAGVVSLPDHCGIDVVPLLETASALSNARQILGTLFENEAYGAALAARGDTQEVMLGYSDSNKENGPLAASWYLHRNARQLARVADDFDVDLRLFHGRGGSISRGGGPMNDALLALPPETATGEVKFTEQGEAIAEKFATPEVARRELGLMVDGQIRARLRAMEGDTPPVGEEWRAAMSTMAEAARERYRSLLETDGFVEFFETVTPIGVIEELNLGSRPASRSDDRTVEDLRAIPWVFSWTQSRAIIPGWFSVAAGIDAYLAPDDETVDTAARRTTLREMYEEWPFFRTTIDNVSVSLARVEMEIAAEYADLAPDHLRERFFPEIRAEYDRALELVGVVTDEDEPLNREWFRETLDRRNPYVDPLSLLQVDLLSRSHLTDVEERALRLTVTGIASGMKNTG